GACATTGCTTTTTCCTGCCGCGAAGGTGCGGCTCGGCATCGTAATCAAGCGCCGCAACGTGCCATCCAGTCGCCAGGAATGCCTCCGCACAGGCCCGCCCGATTCCCTTCGCTGCTCCCGAGATAACGACAAGAGGCTTTTCGGTGGAGGGCATTGGCATGTCTTTCCGATTGAATCAAATAGAACAGAAGCGAATAAGGTTCAGGCAGCAGCGGTCCAGCCGCCATCGCACATCAGCACGACACCGGTGATGTAAGCTGCATCCTGGCTACACAAG
This portion of the Bradyrhizobium sp. AZCC 2262 genome encodes:
- a CDS encoding SDR family NAD(P)-dependent oxidoreductase, with product MPMPSTEKPLVVISGAAKGIGRACAEAFLATGWHVAALDYDAEPHLRGRKKQCLSNRDRRCRSGIG